A stretch of Pangasianodon hypophthalmus isolate fPanHyp1 chromosome 9, fPanHyp1.pri, whole genome shotgun sequence DNA encodes these proteins:
- the tmem17 gene encoding transmembrane protein 17B isoform X2 has product MDLPEPIRRRLGDFSRTVFVNQDRSQLSPEDHMTFLNHSTDVVSSLPLQMALFFNMCFFPLWWISEVVMLQLKYPALPDYYKFILITVLILMTLIEAIRLYLGYAGNLQEKLFNEAILIQPLERGVHIVLALFILTEALSGFVALRAMVRHTESRFHLSQFNGIQELRS; this is encoded by the exons ATGGATCTCCCCGAACCCATAAGAAGGCGTTTGGGGGATTTTTCACGAACTGTTTTCGTGAATCAGGATCGTTCACAACTTTCTCCCGAGGATCATATGACATTTCTGAATCACA GTACAGATGTTGTATCCAGTCTGCCTCTTCAGATGGCTCTCTTCTTCAACATGTGCTTCTTTCCTCTGTGGTGGATTAGTGAAGTCGTAATGCTGCAACTCAAA tATCCTGCACTCCCTGATTACTACAAATTCATCCTCATTACTGTTCTAATTTTGATGACTCTCATCGAGGCTATCAGGCTCTATCTGGGCTATGCAGGTAACCTGCAAGAAAAG CTCTTCAATGAAGCTATACTCATTCAGCCTTTGGAAAGAGGAGTTCATATAGTTCTGGCCTTGTTCATTTTAACTGAG GCTCTGTCTGGCTTTGTTGCACTACGTGCAATGGTCAGACACACTGAAAGCCGCTTCCACCTCAGCCAGTTTAATGGTATTCAAGAACTCAGATCATGA
- the slc15a5 gene encoding solute carrier family 15 member 5, which yields MVALNVTGLHDGHLLQKVSTTCHPNRKVIPRKPRKPRKKVKAIICVLFVELFERFTFLGIVCNMILFCTIKLGYDNYQAATVNLCFVGASTLTPVLAGWFAETCLGRKKVLYLCTLLHFFGTALLPVVAFPFEDFYIDTHNIIHHLEPQIQHILFYTGLLAAAFGIGGIRAILCPLGVNNLQGYNQKKILSFFNWIYWLVNLNSTVIFLGIAYIQQSVGKNLGFLIPFTSVLLGLIGINMARSNLILHPKKGSSLLTTLGVFLNSLQMCCLRYRHLSGDVTDWLDRAKENNGGCYSETKVENVKILVKLFPLFGLQLLYRACITQIPSGYYLQTMHSNLNINGVMLPIAAMNVISILPLLILAPLLEFVSTLYQYLKKTPPSPVKFIIIGHACAALSALIAGISEIHRKDYPQMDQSLSGTVLQVSSMPCVHLAPQYILLGVAEAFVTPACSVISFCLTPSNLRGISLHFLTLSYGGGCFLGALLIQFFYFVSGGSFYPNILNNGNMERFFLTVALLMAINTLIFWKISHRYTDLSVELNTRVRQSQLAEKLLQYKACLRYYTVEPHHP from the exons ATGGTAGCGTTGAACGTCACTGGCCTTCATGATGGCCATCTGCTACAGAAGGTCTCTACCACTTGCCACCCAAATAGGAAAGTTATCCCACGTAAGCCTCGAAAGCCTCGAAAGAAAGTGAAGGCGATTATCTGTGTTCTATTTGTGGAGTTATTCGAGAGGTTCACTTTTCTTGGGATTGTGTGTAATATGATCCTCTTTTGCACCATCAAGTTGGGATATGACAATTACCAAGCAGCCACAGTAAACCTGTGTTTTGTGGGAGCCAGTACACTCACACCTGTTCTCGCCGGGTGGTTCGCAGAGACGTGTTTGGGAAGGAAAAAAGTTCTCTACCTTTGTACTCTACTTCATTTCTTTG GCACAGCACTGCTCCCGGTAGTTGCATTTCCATTTGAGGATTTCTACATCGACACACACAATATTATACATCACCTTGAGCCGCAGATACAACATATTCTCTTCTACACAGGGCTGCTGGCTGCTGCTTTTGGGATTGGGGGGATACGTGCTATCCTCTGCCCACTGGGAGTCAATAACCTTCAAGGTTATAATCAAAAGAAGATACTATCCTTTTTCAACTG GATCTACTGGTTAGTCAATCTGAATTCTACAGTCATCTTCCTGGGAATCGCCTATATTCAGCAGTCTGTGGGCAAAAACCTGGGCTTTCTCATTCCCTTCACTTCTGTTCTCTTGGGACTCATTGGCATAAATATGGCACGCAGCAATCTTATCCTACATCCCAAGAAAG GTAGTTCGTTGCTGACTACACTAGGTGTGTTTCTAAACTCCTTACAAATGTGTTGCCTCCGTTATCGTCATTTGAGTGGAGATGTGACAGACTGGCTTGATCGTGCCAAAGAGAACAATGGAGGATGTTACAGTGAGACCAAAGTAGAAAATGTTAAGATTCTGGTCAagctttttcctctttttggaCTGCAATTACTCTACCGGGCTTGTATAACCCAG ATTCCATCAGGATACTATCTCCAGACGATGCATTCAAACCTCAACATTAATGGTGTCATGCTGCCAATAGCAGCTATGAATGTAATCAGTATTTTGCCGCTGCTAATTTTAGCACCGCTACTGGAGTTTGTCAGCACCTTATACCAGTATTTAAAGAAAACGCCTCCCTCCCCAGTCAAATTCATAA TAATCGGGCATGCGTGTGCAGCTCTGTCTGCACTAATTGCAGGGATTTCAGAGATTCACAGAAAGGACTATCCTCAGATGGATCAGAGCCTCTCAGGAACAGTGCTTCAAGTGTCCTCAATGCCCTGCGTTCATCTTGCACCTCAGTACATCTTACTGGGTGTGGCAGAGGCCTTTGTCACACCAGCAT GCTCTgttatctctttctgtctgactCCCAGCAACCTCAGAGGGATCTCCCTACACTTCCTTACCCTCTCCTATGGTGGAGGATGTTTTTTGGGTGCTCTTCTGATTCAGTTCTTTTACTTCGTGTCTGGTG GAAGCTTTTATCCAAATATATTAAACAATGGCAATATGGAGAGATTTTTTCTTACTGTAGCACTATTGATGGCCATAAACACCctgatattttggaaaatatctCACAG GTACACAGATCTGAGTGTTGAATTAAATACAAGAGTGAGACAAAGTCAGCTGGCTGAAAAGCTTCTACAGTATAAAGCCTGTCTCAGATATTATACAGTGGAACCTCACCATCCATAG
- the tmem17 gene encoding transmembrane protein 17B isoform X1: MDLPEPIRRRLGDFSRTVFVNQDRSQLSPEDHMTFLNHSTDVVSSLPLQMALFFNMCFFPLWWISEVVMLQLKYPALPDYYKFILITVLILMTLIEAIRLYLGYAGNLQEKVPELAGFWLLSLLLQFPLILFQLFNEAILIQPLERGVHIVLALFILTEALSGFVALRAMVRHTESRFHLSQFNGIQELRS; the protein is encoded by the exons ATGGATCTCCCCGAACCCATAAGAAGGCGTTTGGGGGATTTTTCACGAACTGTTTTCGTGAATCAGGATCGTTCACAACTTTCTCCCGAGGATCATATGACATTTCTGAATCACA GTACAGATGTTGTATCCAGTCTGCCTCTTCAGATGGCTCTCTTCTTCAACATGTGCTTCTTTCCTCTGTGGTGGATTAGTGAAGTCGTAATGCTGCAACTCAAA tATCCTGCACTCCCTGATTACTACAAATTCATCCTCATTACTGTTCTAATTTTGATGACTCTCATCGAGGCTATCAGGCTCTATCTGGGCTATGCAGGTAACCTGCAAGAAAAG GTCCCTGAACTGGCTGGCTTTTGGCTCCTCAGCCTCCTTCTGCAGTTCCCTTTGATTCTGTTCCAGCTCTTCAATGAAGCTATACTCATTCAGCCTTTGGAAAGAGGAGTTCATATAGTTCTGGCCTTGTTCATTTTAACTGAG GCTCTGTCTGGCTTTGTTGCACTACGTGCAATGGTCAGACACACTGAAAGCCGCTTCCACCTCAGCCAGTTTAATGGTATTCAAGAACTCAGATCATGA